Part of the Gemmatimonadota bacterium genome is shown below.
CTCAGAGCAAATCAACGTGACAGAAACTATACCTGGATTGAGCGCAGAAGAGGCCGCGTTCCTGACGACCCTGGCAGGGGACGGTCGGACCCTGTTCACCGTCGAGGACGCCCATGCGCACTGGGGCGACGAAACGCGTGCGCGCGCGCACCTTCACAAACTCGCATCCAAGGGATGGATCGAGCGCCTGGAGCGCGGGAAGTACATCATCATCCCCCTGGAAGCCGGGCCGGCGCGGGAGTGGTCGGAAAACCCCTTCCTGATTGCCGGCGAGTTGGTCGAGCCGGCCGTCGTGGCCTATTGGACGGCGCTGCATCACTGGCAGTTCACGGAGCAGATGCCGCGGATCACCTACGTCCAGACGACCGCTCGCAAGCGTGTCCGTCGCAAGACGGTGCTCGGGATCACCTACCAGTTCGTCACGGTCACGGAGCGGAAGCTCTTCGGCCAGAAACGGGAGTTCGTCGGTCATCGGAGCTACCGGATCACGGACCCTGAGAAGACGCTCCTCGACTGCCTCGACCGGCCGGACCTGGCTGGAGGGATCCATGAGGTCATGAAGGCGCTCCGCCAGACCGATCGAATCCGTTGGGACGTGCTCGATGACTACCTCGCCCAGATGGGCGCGGGGGCGGTGGCCAAGCGGCTCGGGTTCCTGGTGGAGCGGAGCGACCTTGCCGTACCAGATCGCGAAGCCCACCTGACCCGTTGGCAAGCGCAACTCACGTCGGGATTGGCGAAGCTCGATCCTTCGAGTCCGAGGGATTCGCATCGCATCGACACGCGGTGGCGCATCCGGGTCGATCTCGACGAAGACCTGCTGCGCGGGGGCGCGGTGTGATTCCGGACGCAGAGATCCGTCGCGCCGCACGCCGAGCTCGTGTAGAACCGCGTGTCGTTGAGTTGGACTATGTGCTGGGATGGGTGCTCGGGAGCCTTGGGTCGTCGGCGCGCCTACGCGAGCACCTGATCTTCAACGGAGGTACGTGTCTGCGGAAGTGCTACATCGCTGACTACCGTTTCTCGGAGGATCTCGACTTCACCGCGGTGCGTGGATGTCGTGGGAGACGTTCAGCGACGGTATCACGGAGGCCATGGAGCATGGACATCGGTCAGGCTCCGGCTGAGGACGTGCGTCACCGGTAACGTTGACCCTGTCGAGAGGCAGAGGCCTCCTCGAAGCCCCTCGGTGGGAGCTGCCGCAGCACTGGCGCTCGGCGCCCGGAGCGGCCCCACCACACGAAGAACGGGGGACGCCGTCCCCGGCGCCCCCCGCTCCTCCCTTCCCTTCCCGGGAAGCCGACCCTCAGCTCACCCGGGGCGGCCGCTGCCAGTTGGTGATGATCGGCGGCACGTCCTCGAGCAGGCGGTTCAGGTCGGCGATGACCCCGTCCACGATCTCGGCCAGCTCGTTCGCGCGCCGCGCCGTGGCCGACTCCACCTCGTTCAGGACGTCCATCTGCCCCTGGGTGGGCCGGGCCTGCACGCCCTGCATGGCGCCCACGATGGTGCGCAGCTGCTCCATCAACCGCGGCCAGTGGCGGTAGTTCATGCCGTCCGGCGGGCGCCGCAGCTCGTCATCCAACGTCTGCAGCCTCTCCTGCGCGGTCCCGGCCGTCTCGCGGATCGCGGCCTCGTTGGAGAGCCCCTTCCCCTCGATGGTGCCGAGCAGATCCTCGAGCTGGCCGCCGAGATCCGTCACCGTGCCCACCATCTCGTTCAGACGGTTCTGCAGGTCACGGGCTCGCATGGCGGCCGCGAAGCGGGCCTCGTAGTCCGCCTGCGAGGCCTGCACGTTCGGGTCACCACGGAGCTGGAACGTGGTGGACAGCTCCTGTCCGTCGGCCAGGATCGTGGCCGTGTAGGTGCCGGGGCTCGCGGGCGGGCCGGACGGGCCCCGTCCGAAGAAGCCTCCGCCACCACCCTGTCCGGGCAGGGGCCGGGCCCCCTCCCACTGCAGGTCCCAGATGGCGCGGTTCACACCCGGCCGCAGGTCCCGGTGCTGCCACTCCTTCACCAGCGTGCCGCTCGCGTCCGTGATGCGCACCGTCACGGCGCCGCCGGCCCGCGCGCGTCCCGCGCGCCCGCTTCCCGCGCTC
Proteins encoded:
- a CDS encoding type IV toxin-antitoxin system AbiEi family antitoxin domain-containing protein translates to MRRKLASEQINVTETIPGLSAEEAAFLTTLAGDGRTLFTVEDAHAHWGDETRARAHLHKLASKGWIERLERGKYIIIPLEAGPAREWSENPFLIAGELVEPAVVAYWTALHHWQFTEQMPRITYVQTTARKRVRRKTVLGITYQFVTVTERKLFGQKREFVGHRSYRITDPEKTLLDCLDRPDLAGGIHEVMKALRQTDRIRWDVLDDYLAQMGAGAVAKRLGFLVERSDLAVPDREAHLTRWQAQLTSGLAKLDPSSPRDSHRIDTRWRIRVDLDEDLLRGGAV
- a CDS encoding nucleotidyl transferase AbiEii/AbiGii toxin family protein, whose translation is MLGSLGSSARLREHLIFNGGTCLRKCYIADYRFSEDLDFTAVRGCRGRRSATVSRRPWSMDIGQAPAEDVRHR